The window GGAATTGCTTGAAGTCAGCAAATCCAGGCGTGAACGCGCCAGAAACGAGGCGAAACTTCAGCGGCATATGCTGAGAATCAAGATTGGCTCGAGGGGATAATTGCCCGGAGAAACGTCCGGGGACATCTCGCCGCCTGCGGCGGGACGCAATGCACTGAGGAGCATCAGTGGACGCAAGGCTGGCGAAGATCACGCCAGGTCGCAATGCCCGGAGATACATCCGGGGACGCAAGGCCCGCTTCGCGGGGATGAAAACCACTTCAAAATCAGACGCAAGGCTGCCTTCGGCAGGAGGCGAGGCTCGCTGGCGTGAGGAAGTGATGCTGGCGCTTGCACGCCAGGAGGCAAAAAGAGCTAGTCTGCTTACGCAGGACTCATTGCACTGAGGAGCATCAGTGGACGCAATGCCCGCCAAACGAATTCAGAACCTGCCTTTGCGAAGCGAAGACTAGGCAACTACCTAACGAGTTTTCATTTCGTTGCGTTTTCTTTTGAAGGCAGCGACGAGATCGGTCTTTCTCTCCTCACCCTTTAACAGTGCGGCGACGTTCTTCCTGTGTCTGAACAGAGAAAAACCGAAGAAGGCTAGCATCCATAGACCGACCGTATAGCCTTCAGTCAGGAAGAGAATGCCTGAAAGAATTCCGAGAGCAAGAACCGATCCCAAGGATACGTACTGTGTTAGAAGGACGATCGGGATCCATATCCCGAAAAAGACGGCGACGTACCAGGGCAGAGTTCCAGAAAGTGTTCCTACTGTGCAGGCCACTGCTTTGCCGCCTCTGAATTTCAAGAAGATCGAATAACTATGACCGACAGCTGCGAAAAAACCAATCATCATTCCCTCAGCGAGAGAGACCCCG of the Mesotoga infera genome contains:
- a CDS encoding F0F1 ATP synthase subunit epsilon — its product is ELLEVSKSRRERARNEAKLQRHMLRIKIGSRG
- the plsY gene encoding glycerol-3-phosphate 1-O-acyltransferase; its protein translation is MRYVLFALIGYIMGSIPFSFIVPLVRGVNITKVGSGNVGGTNVLRSMGGYAGAVAMILDGLKAFIPVIIARAVFGVSLAEGMMIGFFAAVGHSYSIFLKFRGGKAVACTVGTLSGTLPWYVAVFFGIWIPIVLLTQYVSLGSVLALGILSGILFLTEGYTVGLWMLAFFGFSLFRHRKNVAALLKGEERKTDLVAAFKRKRNEMKTR